The Candidatus Effluviviaceae Genus V sp. genome includes a region encoding these proteins:
- the nuoB gene encoding NADH-quinone oxidoreductase subunit NuoB: protein MGATKWGLKKSLWVFHLNAGACNNCDIEVLDCLCPKFDVERFGIKLVGSVKHADVLLVSGIVTRKIAPQVVETYEQAPKPVVVVALGACGCTGGIFKDGNNFAGPVDKLIPVDAYIPGCPPRPEAIIDGIVKVLGTL, encoded by the coding sequence ATGGGCGCAACGAAGTGGGGTCTGAAGAAATCGCTGTGGGTGTTCCACCTGAACGCAGGGGCCTGCAACAACTGCGACATTGAGGTCCTCGACTGCCTCTGCCCCAAGTTCGACGTGGAGCGCTTCGGCATCAAGCTGGTCGGGAGCGTCAAGCACGCGGACGTCCTTCTCGTATCGGGGATCGTCACCCGGAAGATCGCCCCGCAGGTCGTCGAGACCTACGAGCAGGCGCCGAAACCGGTCGTGGTCGTGGCGCTGGGCGCCTGCGGCTGCACCGGCGGCATCTTCAAGGACGGCAACAACTTCGCCGGCCCTGTCGACAAGCTGATACCGGTCGACGCCTACATCCCGGGCTGTCCGCCGAGGCCCGAGGCGATCATCGACGGCATCGTCAAGGTGTTGGGAACGCTGTAG
- a CDS encoding NADH:ubiquinone oxidoreductase yields MSTIIPIGPFHPVLEEPEYITLNVEGETVVGADIDLGRVHRGMELLAQEKTYDQDCFLVERICGICSASHSWATSLAVEDIAGVEVPDRARYLRTIVHELERLHSHMLWVGLGGHIIGYWTVYMWGWKYREPILDCLEAITGNRNHYAWYRPGGVRRDVADEVWPMVLKAMDEFDAQVDLLTNAILDDPVILGRLKGVGILTKEDAIAYGTLGPTARGSAFDVDIRRDEPYGAYSEVDWDVIVQDGCDCLAVAVVRLLEMKEAVKIIKQCINKLPDGPIAAEVREVPRGEGIGHVEAPRGECFHYIRSNGTNMPERHKMRAPTFNNIPSFRPRVKGETISDAVLIFAIIDPCYSCTERMAVMDSHGERLLDYKELLRLSHQKTEEIRKHL; encoded by the coding sequence GTGAGCACAATCATACCGATCGGACCGTTTCACCCCGTGCTCGAGGAGCCGGAGTACATCACGCTGAACGTCGAGGGCGAGACCGTCGTCGGTGCCGACATCGATCTCGGTCGTGTCCATCGCGGGATGGAGCTTCTCGCGCAGGAGAAGACGTACGACCAGGACTGCTTCCTCGTGGAGCGCATCTGCGGCATCTGTTCCGCGTCGCACAGCTGGGCGACCTCCCTCGCCGTCGAGGACATCGCCGGCGTCGAGGTGCCCGACCGCGCCCGGTACCTCCGGACCATCGTTCACGAGCTCGAGCGGCTCCACAGCCACATGCTGTGGGTGGGTCTGGGAGGCCACATCATCGGCTACTGGACCGTCTACATGTGGGGCTGGAAGTACCGCGAGCCCATTCTCGACTGCCTCGAGGCCATCACGGGCAACCGGAACCACTACGCGTGGTACCGGCCGGGCGGCGTGCGCAGGGACGTGGCGGATGAGGTCTGGCCGATGGTGCTGAAGGCGATGGACGAGTTCGACGCGCAGGTCGACCTCCTGACGAACGCCATCCTCGACGACCCGGTCATCCTCGGGCGCCTGAAGGGCGTCGGCATCCTCACGAAGGAGGACGCCATTGCCTACGGAACCCTCGGGCCGACCGCCAGAGGCTCGGCCTTCGATGTGGACATCCGACGAGACGAGCCGTACGGCGCGTACTCCGAGGTCGACTGGGACGTCATCGTGCAGGACGGATGCGACTGTCTGGCGGTCGCCGTGGTCAGGCTGCTGGAGATGAAGGAAGCCGTCAAGATCATCAAGCAGTGCATCAACAAGCTCCCCGACGGTCCGATCGCGGCCGAGGTCCGAGAGGTCCCGAGGGGTGAGGGGATCGGCCACGTCGAGGCGCCGAGGGGCGAGTGCTTCCACTACATCCGTTCGAACGGTACCAACATGCCCGAGCGCCACAAGATGAGAGCTCCGACCTTCAACAACATCCCGTCGTTCCGTCCGAGAGTGAAGGGCGAGACGATCTCGGACGCGGTGCTCATCTTCGCCATCATCGACCCGTGCTACAGCTGTACGGAGCGGATGGCGGTCATGGACTCGCACGGCGAGCGGCTCCTGGACTACAAGGAGCTTCTCAGGCTCAGCCACCAGAAGACGGAAGAGATCCGGAAGCATCTCTAG
- a CDS encoding DUF4040 domain-containing protein → MESITPPLYALLVFMIVGSIIAIETRNLLSAVISVSAVGFALSVAFLFLGAPDIAITQLVVEVLVLIILIRGTILIDNTAIETHRDTLAVVSSLIFFGLLLGFGAMIFASEGFPAFGEPLMRVSKVYVQTGLPATYAANIVTSVILDFRAYDTIGEATVLFTSIIGALALLRRDGKVTRREVATA, encoded by the coding sequence ATGGAGAGCATCACACCACCGCTGTACGCGCTCCTCGTGTTCATGATCGTCGGCTCGATCATCGCGATCGAGACGAGGAACCTGTTGTCGGCGGTCATCTCGGTCAGCGCCGTCGGTTTCGCTCTGTCGGTCGCGTTCCTGTTCCTCGGGGCGCCCGACATCGCGATCACGCAGCTTGTCGTCGAGGTTCTCGTGCTGATCATCCTGATCCGAGGCACGATCCTGATCGACAACACGGCGATCGAGACACACCGCGACACACTGGCAGTCGTATCGTCGCTCATCTTCTTCGGCCTGCTGCTCGGTTTCGGGGCGATGATCTTCGCGTCCGAGGGGTTCCCGGCGTTCGGCGAGCCGCTGATGCGCGTATCGAAGGTCTACGTTCAGACCGGCCTTCCCGCGACCTACGCCGCGAACATCGTGACGTCGGTCATCCTGGACTTCAGGGCGTACGACACGATCGGTGAGGCGACGGTGCTCTTCACGTCGATCATCGGCGCGCTGGCGCTTCTGAGGCGCGACGGGAAGGTCACAAGGAGGGAGGTGGCGACGGCATGA
- a CDS encoding cation:proton antiporter (subunit C of antiporter complex involved in resistance to high concentrations of Na+, K+, Li+ and/or alkali), whose amino-acid sequence MVYFLCLVLMTMGLYCLVAKKNIVKKVLGIVIMDYAVNLYIIVVGYKTGGVAPVVEPGMSEGVLERFVDPLPQALVLTSIVIGLGVLALMVSMCVRLYEKHGTFDMSAISKLRG is encoded by the coding sequence ATGGTCTACTTCCTGTGCCTGGTGCTCATGACGATGGGGCTCTACTGCCTCGTCGCCAAAAAGAACATCGTCAAGAAGGTCCTCGGCATCGTCATCATGGACTACGCCGTGAACCTCTACATCATCGTCGTCGGGTACAAGACGGGCGGGGTGGCGCCGGTGGTGGAGCCCGGCATGAGCGAGGGCGTGCTCGAGCGGTTCGTCGACCCGCTTCCCCAGGCGCTCGTTCTCACATCGATCGTCATCGGGCTCGGCGTTCTGGCCCTCATGGTCTCGATGTGCGTGCGGCTCTACGAGAAGCACGGCACGTTTGACATGTCCGCGATCAGCAAGCTGAGGGGATAA